The following proteins are co-located in the Micromonospora coriariae genome:
- a CDS encoding stealth family protein, translating to MTGPTPTPGEPPRALAEPSGLVEVYRRVLSPQTRRAIATKVSPRARHQLKQWVARAARDGHLSERRGERLARRQPELVAGPDRVVVTADRGPRVARVGAAVTPLRARLENLNAVTAALDEAGVPHFRVRGASHRSSVVAVDAEHRARAYGALATACGRVPGYVSVPDGTGQPAAGFEPKTWDRLADAPVLRLTWYWTDPRRRLVLGQAYGCDVEFWTRSGDSLVAPRSNPVAEQVAASAPAVLVPESRFTGLAPAAAPATAWTRPEFGAPRPDDVPFPIDVVYTWVDGTDPAWLRRRAEVAGVPYHAEAANAARFLSRDELRYSLRSLHLFAPWVRHVYLVTDDQVPAWLDQSASGLRVVSHREIFTDPTVLPTYNSHAIESQLHHIDGLAEHFLYFNDDVFLGTEVVPQDFFLANGISRFFPSPALVPPGPPSAEDIPSSVAGKNNRALIVERFGTVLTQKMKHMPHALRRSVLQEIEQAFPDPFHRTAASQFRSMDDLSVASSLHHYYAFHTGRAVPGDLRYTIAELSHPDTPARLAHLLARRDRQVFCLNDAFSVEQDLATQLALLTPFLDTYFPVPSPWELA from the coding sequence GTGACCGGGCCGACGCCCACCCCGGGGGAGCCGCCCCGGGCGCTGGCCGAACCGTCCGGCCTGGTGGAGGTCTACCGCCGGGTGCTGAGCCCGCAGACCCGCCGCGCCATCGCGACGAAGGTGAGCCCACGGGCCCGGCACCAGCTGAAGCAGTGGGTCGCCCGGGCCGCGCGGGACGGTCACCTCTCCGAGCGGCGGGGCGAACGGCTGGCCCGCCGCCAGCCGGAGCTGGTGGCCGGCCCGGATCGGGTCGTCGTCACCGCCGACCGAGGGCCTCGGGTGGCCCGGGTCGGCGCGGCCGTCACGCCGCTGCGGGCCCGGCTGGAGAATCTCAACGCCGTGACCGCGGCACTCGACGAGGCCGGCGTGCCCCACTTCCGGGTACGCGGCGCCTCCCACCGCTCGTCGGTGGTCGCCGTCGACGCCGAGCACCGCGCCCGGGCGTACGGCGCGCTCGCCACCGCCTGCGGCCGGGTTCCCGGCTACGTCTCCGTGCCCGACGGCACCGGGCAGCCGGCCGCCGGGTTCGAGCCGAAGACGTGGGACCGTCTGGCGGACGCCCCGGTGCTCCGGCTGACCTGGTACTGGACGGATCCCCGCCGCCGGCTGGTGCTCGGGCAGGCGTACGGGTGCGATGTCGAGTTCTGGACCCGGTCGGGCGACTCGCTCGTCGCGCCGCGGTCCAATCCCGTCGCCGAACAGGTGGCGGCATCGGCGCCGGCGGTCCTCGTACCCGAGTCGCGGTTCACCGGCCTGGCGCCGGCCGCCGCCCCGGCGACAGCGTGGACCCGCCCCGAGTTCGGGGCCCCCCGCCCGGACGACGTGCCGTTCCCGATCGACGTGGTCTACACCTGGGTCGACGGCACCGACCCGGCCTGGCTGCGCCGCCGCGCCGAGGTGGCCGGGGTGCCGTACCACGCCGAGGCGGCGAACGCGGCCCGGTTCCTCAGCCGGGACGAGCTGCGGTACTCGCTGCGGTCGCTGCACCTGTTCGCGCCCTGGGTGCGCCACGTCTACCTGGTGACCGACGACCAGGTGCCGGCCTGGCTGGACCAGTCCGCGTCAGGGCTGCGGGTGGTCAGCCACCGGGAGATCTTCACCGACCCGACGGTGCTGCCCACCTACAACTCGCACGCCATCGAGAGCCAACTGCACCACATCGACGGGCTCGCCGAGCACTTCCTGTACTTCAACGACGACGTCTTCCTCGGCACCGAGGTCGTACCCCAGGACTTCTTCCTGGCCAACGGCATCTCGCGGTTCTTCCCCTCGCCGGCGCTGGTGCCGCCGGGTCCGCCCAGCGCCGAGGACATCCCGTCGTCGGTGGCCGGGAAGAACAACCGGGCGCTGATCGTCGAGCGGTTCGGCACGGTGCTGACCCAGAAGATGAAGCACATGCCGCACGCGCTGCGCCGCAGCGTGCTCCAGGAGATCGAGCAGGCCTTCCCGGACCCGTTCCACCGGACCGCGGCCAGCCAGTTCCGCAGCATGGACGACCTGTCGGTCGCCTCGTCGCTGCACCACTACTACGCTTTCCACACCGGCCGTGCGGTACCGGGGGACCTGCGCTACACCATTGCCGAGCTGTCCCACCCGGACACGCCCGCCCGGTTGGCCCACCTGCTGGCGCGCCGGGACCGGCAGGTGTTCTGCCTCAACGACGCGTTCTCGGTCGAGCAGGATCTCGCCACCCAGTTGGCGCTGCTCACCCCGTTCCTGGACACGTACTTCCCGGTGCCGAGCCCGTGGGAGCTGGCCTGA
- a CDS encoding bifunctional glycosyltransferase/CDP-glycerol:glycerophosphate glycerophosphotransferase, whose translation MVDLAPQVTIIVPVYNVEDYLPETLESIAAQTVFAQCRVILVDDGSTDGSDLLAKQFAAEHPNVTALQQRNSGPGAARNLALDMADTPYVAFVDSDDLLPPRAIEVLLKAIVANKASIAIGDMNTFPKPTAFLWKKPFGKGDRLLETVVDAPELIFDAGPCHKLYDLAQLRQHGLRFREGVHFEDAFLAVPMLLKAERIALVDEVVYQYRRRESGSSIMDNLFVREQNYWDHLELCETLANLRPELDVFRREVLERFLVRSYQGFAMRAHTLFDDAALWRIFEKCTQIYQDVDPAFIARWTADTRHRVAYLAFKSYDFDLFARPWEKVQGVVACGGELHLDYPVTPALLPLTRVSAVSVRLEQARLTESGEVLKLSGHVQINGLPMHRPIRTPLALRLRGGKLTVPATLERRSDLKSADDSREWSGFAAEVPVAQLRTGNHLLRLVFLTETGQASRQCLISAAFLRDAPMKLAGDTRILPGFAGRENATLLVQRAGGTEGRRRWRRMLVRKDLRHVVSRRPFWKQRLLRLITEPLMRGRDIWLVGERKDTAQDNSWHLFRHLRKVERRRNVYYLMTKDSPDRERLRGLGNVVTYDSFRHKFLMLHATKLINSYDIDSYMLPSRWERGQYLKHLNWRVGPARVFLQHGVTDKDVSGGLHRAKTGVDLFVAAAGQEAEYVAEQFDYGDAAQRLGFPRFDALVPDRGGRRILLMPTWRSYLVSPSYNPTLRPRFPFDTSGYARFLSELFGSEELRLSLRRHGYTLEFLPHYEMRNVSTAMVPEDPCFSVVDQTQRSVQDALRQCDLFITDYSSTAFDVAYLGTPLIYAHFDKEEYFSIGGYRKGYFEHEEHGFGPVCATAAETVDAIIRYLENGCAREEEYSRRAADFFAVQDRNNSQRVAAAIAALPGPQR comes from the coding sequence GTGGTAGACCTCGCCCCCCAGGTCACGATCATCGTTCCGGTCTACAACGTCGAGGACTATCTGCCCGAGACACTCGAGTCGATCGCGGCGCAGACCGTCTTCGCCCAGTGCCGCGTCATCCTGGTGGACGACGGCAGCACTGACGGCTCCGACCTGCTGGCCAAGCAGTTCGCCGCGGAGCACCCCAACGTGACCGCCCTGCAACAGCGCAACAGCGGACCGGGGGCGGCCCGCAACCTGGCCCTCGACATGGCCGACACCCCGTACGTGGCGTTCGTCGACTCCGACGACCTGCTGCCGCCACGCGCCATCGAGGTGCTGCTCAAGGCGATCGTGGCCAACAAGGCGAGCATCGCCATCGGCGACATGAACACCTTCCCGAAGCCGACCGCGTTCCTGTGGAAGAAGCCGTTCGGCAAGGGTGACCGGCTGCTGGAGACCGTGGTCGACGCCCCGGAGCTGATCTTCGACGCGGGCCCGTGCCACAAGCTGTACGACCTCGCCCAACTACGCCAGCACGGCCTGCGGTTCCGCGAGGGGGTCCACTTCGAGGACGCCTTCCTGGCCGTCCCGATGCTGCTCAAGGCGGAGCGCATCGCCCTGGTGGACGAGGTCGTCTACCAGTACCGCCGCCGGGAGAGCGGCAGCTCCATCATGGACAACCTGTTCGTCCGGGAACAGAACTACTGGGATCACCTGGAGCTCTGCGAGACCCTGGCCAACCTGCGGCCCGAGCTGGACGTCTTCCGCCGCGAGGTGCTGGAACGCTTCCTGGTGCGCAGCTACCAGGGCTTCGCGATGCGGGCGCACACCCTGTTCGACGACGCCGCGTTGTGGCGGATCTTTGAGAAGTGCACGCAGATCTACCAGGACGTCGATCCGGCCTTCATCGCCCGCTGGACCGCCGACACCCGGCACCGGGTGGCCTACCTCGCCTTCAAGTCGTACGACTTCGACCTGTTCGCGCGCCCCTGGGAGAAGGTGCAGGGGGTCGTCGCCTGCGGTGGCGAGCTGCACCTCGACTACCCGGTCACGCCGGCCCTGCTTCCGTTGACCCGGGTGAGCGCGGTCTCCGTGCGTTTGGAGCAGGCGCGGCTGACCGAGTCCGGTGAAGTCCTCAAACTGTCCGGGCACGTGCAGATCAACGGGTTGCCCATGCACCGACCGATCCGTACGCCCCTCGCGCTGCGGCTGCGGGGCGGCAAGCTGACGGTGCCCGCCACGTTGGAGCGGCGCAGCGATCTGAAGTCCGCCGACGACAGTCGGGAGTGGTCCGGGTTCGCGGCCGAGGTACCCGTCGCGCAGCTGCGCACCGGCAATCACCTCCTGCGGCTCGTCTTCCTGACCGAGACGGGCCAGGCGTCCCGACAGTGTCTGATCTCTGCGGCCTTCCTGCGCGACGCTCCGATGAAGCTTGCCGGTGACACCCGCATCCTGCCGGGCTTCGCCGGGCGGGAGAACGCGACCCTGCTGGTTCAGCGGGCCGGTGGCACCGAGGGTCGACGCCGGTGGCGGCGGATGCTGGTGCGTAAGGACCTTCGACACGTCGTCTCCCGTCGGCCCTTCTGGAAGCAGCGACTGCTGCGTCTGATCACCGAGCCGTTGATGCGTGGGCGCGACATCTGGCTCGTCGGTGAGCGCAAGGACACCGCGCAGGACAACTCCTGGCACCTGTTCCGGCACCTTCGCAAGGTCGAGCGCAGGCGGAACGTCTACTACCTGATGACCAAGGACAGCCCGGACCGGGAGCGGCTGCGTGGGCTCGGCAACGTCGTGACGTACGACTCGTTCCGGCACAAGTTCCTCATGCTGCACGCCACGAAGCTGATCAACTCCTACGACATCGACTCGTACATGCTGCCGTCCCGCTGGGAGCGGGGGCAGTACCTCAAGCACCTCAACTGGCGGGTCGGCCCTGCCCGCGTCTTCCTCCAACACGGCGTCACGGACAAGGACGTCAGCGGCGGGTTGCACCGGGCCAAGACCGGGGTCGACCTGTTCGTCGCGGCAGCCGGCCAGGAGGCCGAGTACGTGGCGGAGCAGTTCGACTACGGCGACGCGGCCCAGCGGTTGGGCTTCCCGCGCTTCGACGCACTGGTCCCGGACCGCGGCGGGCGGCGGATCCTGCTGATGCCCACCTGGCGCAGCTACCTGGTCAGCCCGTCCTACAACCCGACACTGCGCCCCAGGTTCCCGTTCGACACGTCGGGGTACGCCCGGTTCCTGAGCGAGTTGTTCGGAAGCGAGGAGTTGCGGCTCAGCCTCCGACGGCACGGGTACACCCTGGAGTTCCTTCCGCACTACGAGATGCGGAACGTCTCGACGGCCATGGTGCCGGAGGACCCCTGCTTCAGCGTGGTGGACCAGACGCAGCGCAGCGTGCAGGACGCCTTGCGGCAGTGTGACCTCTTCATCACCGACTATTCGTCCACCGCCTTCGACGTCGCCTACCTCGGCACACCGCTGATCTACGCCCACTTCGACAAGGAGGAGTACTTCTCGATCGGGGGCTACCGCAAGGGCTACTTCGAGCACGAGGAGCACGGGTTCGGCCCGGTCTGTGCGACCGCGGCGGAGACGGTGGACGCGATCATCCGGTATCTGGAGAACGGGTGTGCCCGCGAGGAGGAGTACTCGCGTCGCGCGGCCGACTTCTTCGCCGTTCAGGACCGCAACAACTCCCAGCGGGTCGCCGCCGCCATCGCGGCGCTGCCCGGTCCGCAGCGGTGA
- a CDS encoding stealth family protein encodes MIALRIYRLMPQPVRRALLGMLPAHRRMGLVHTFSRRRGADTVHPLGAQVRVSDGGIRTRAEVVATATPLSQWHRNLTAVTTALESAGIEYHCIRNDDHLRSTVAVLDDQRAAVRRLIRSAPALSGAQVRVVQVKPGRDQPDAVPTEVFQVWFPVTDARAGVVLGVQFACEIEFWSRHRDVVRAPRRNGVVDEAPAEAQRVRVAAALLSHFVPEADDHAYATRRDLAVRAPDRVGFPIDAVYTWVDGSDPQWLKRKSIALGTPDGPLHAVAANSSRYHNRDELRYSMRSLHSFAPWLRRIFLITDSQLPSWLDPSHPMITLVSHAELFADLGGRSSYNSHAIESRLHRIDGLSEHFLYLNDDVFLGRPLLPTNFFHANGIAKFFPSPAQFGLGEARPEDAPVKAAGKNNRRHIQRQFGVTITQKMKHTPFALRRSIMQQIEGRLPAEVTATARHRFRHHGDLAIPSSLHQYWAFLTAQAVPGDIEYEYADLGHPSTPARLAELLARRDRDVFCLNDTDSDPRSFAEQEAMLADFLPRYLPFPAPFELPDDVVAERRKVGAGELWRRSYRPMVDRRAAPIDAPTMPNSLLNTVNDFRALLLRRDE; translated from the coding sequence ATGATCGCCCTGCGCATCTACCGCCTGATGCCCCAGCCGGTACGCCGTGCCCTGCTGGGCATGCTGCCCGCGCACCGGCGGATGGGGCTCGTGCACACCTTCTCCCGTCGGCGCGGTGCCGACACCGTGCATCCGCTCGGCGCCCAGGTGCGGGTCTCCGACGGCGGCATCCGTACCCGCGCCGAGGTGGTCGCGACGGCCACCCCCCTGTCGCAGTGGCACCGGAACCTCACCGCCGTCACCACCGCCCTGGAGTCGGCCGGCATCGAATACCACTGCATCCGCAACGACGACCACCTCCGCAGCACCGTCGCCGTCCTCGACGACCAGCGGGCGGCGGTGCGACGCCTGATCCGTTCCGCACCGGCGCTGTCCGGCGCCCAGGTGCGCGTGGTGCAGGTCAAGCCCGGTCGGGACCAGCCGGACGCCGTACCGACCGAGGTGTTCCAGGTCTGGTTCCCGGTGACCGACGCCCGTGCGGGCGTGGTCCTCGGCGTCCAGTTCGCCTGCGAGATCGAGTTCTGGAGCCGGCACCGGGACGTGGTCCGCGCCCCCCGCCGCAACGGGGTCGTCGACGAGGCGCCCGCCGAGGCGCAGCGGGTCCGGGTCGCCGCGGCACTGCTGAGCCACTTCGTGCCCGAGGCCGACGACCACGCCTACGCCACCCGCCGCGACCTGGCCGTCCGGGCGCCCGACCGGGTGGGCTTCCCGATCGACGCCGTCTACACCTGGGTGGACGGGTCCGACCCGCAGTGGCTGAAGCGGAAGTCGATCGCGCTCGGCACCCCGGACGGCCCGCTGCACGCGGTCGCGGCGAACTCCTCGCGCTACCACAACCGCGACGAGCTGCGGTATTCGATGCGGTCGCTGCACAGCTTCGCGCCCTGGCTGCGGCGGATCTTCCTGATCACCGACAGTCAGCTGCCGAGCTGGCTCGACCCGAGCCACCCGATGATCACGCTGGTCTCGCACGCCGAACTCTTCGCCGACCTCGGCGGCCGGTCGTCGTACAACTCGCACGCCATCGAATCCCGACTGCACCGCATCGACGGCCTGTCCGAACACTTCCTCTACCTCAACGACGACGTGTTCCTCGGCCGGCCGCTGCTGCCGACCAACTTCTTCCACGCCAACGGGATCGCGAAGTTCTTCCCCTCACCCGCGCAGTTCGGGCTGGGCGAGGCGAGACCGGAGGACGCGCCGGTGAAGGCCGCCGGCAAGAACAACCGCCGGCACATCCAACGGCAGTTCGGCGTGACCATCACGCAGAAGATGAAGCACACCCCGTTCGCGCTGCGGCGAAGCATCATGCAGCAGATCGAGGGCAGGTTGCCGGCGGAGGTGACGGCCACCGCACGGCACCGTTTCCGACACCACGGCGACCTCGCCATCCCCTCGTCGCTGCACCAGTACTGGGCGTTCCTGACCGCGCAGGCCGTGCCCGGTGACATCGAGTACGAGTACGCCGACCTGGGTCACCCCTCGACCCCCGCGCGCCTGGCGGAGCTGCTGGCCCGCCGCGACCGTGACGTGTTCTGCCTCAACGACACCGACTCCGACCCGCGCTCGTTTGCGGAGCAGGAGGCGATGTTGGCGGACTTCCTGCCGCGCTATCTGCCCTTCCCCGCGCCGTTCGAGCTGCCGGACGACGTGGTGGCGGAGCGGCGCAAGGTGGGTGCCGGAGAGCTGTGGCGCCGGTCGTACCGCCCGATGGTGGACCGGCGTGCCGCCCCCATCGACGCGCCGACCATGCCCAACAGCCTGCTGAACACGGTCAACGACTTCCGGGCACTCCTGCTACGCCGCGACGAATGA
- a CDS encoding DNA-3-methyladenine glycosylase family protein has product MTETEPAATRVLRPPAGYRLAASVRSLTFSPYDPCARIAAGTFWWATRTPDGPATLALRPAGGELVAEGYGPGAEHVLARADSIAGLRDDLTGFTELAAAHPLVARLAREHRGLRMPATGQVFPRLLRAVFEQKVTGKEAYRAYAATVRHFREPAPGPLQPLLLPPEAAAVAATPYWVFHPFGVEQRRADTLRRVAAIADRLERCADATEATRRLTAVAGIGPWTAAEVVRTAYGDPDAVSVGDYHIPNTVAWALAGEPRGDDARMLALLEPFRGHRGRVCLLLEAAGIQAPKYGPRAPIRSFARF; this is encoded by the coding sequence GTGACCGAGACCGAGCCCGCCGCGACCCGGGTGCTGCGCCCGCCGGCCGGCTACCGGCTTGCCGCCTCGGTCCGCTCGCTCACCTTCAGCCCGTACGACCCGTGCGCGCGCATCGCCGCCGGCACCTTCTGGTGGGCCACCCGCACTCCGGACGGGCCCGCCACGCTGGCCCTGCGGCCGGCCGGCGGCGAACTGGTCGCCGAGGGGTACGGGCCGGGCGCCGAACACGTGCTGGCCCGGGCCGACTCGATCGCCGGGCTCCGCGACGACCTCACCGGCTTCACCGAGCTGGCCGCCGCGCACCCGCTGGTCGCCCGGTTGGCCCGGGAGCACCGCGGCCTGCGGATGCCGGCCACCGGACAGGTCTTTCCCCGCCTGCTGCGCGCGGTCTTCGAGCAGAAGGTCACCGGCAAGGAGGCGTACCGGGCGTACGCGGCGACCGTGCGGCACTTCCGCGAGCCGGCGCCCGGTCCGCTGCAACCGCTGCTGCTGCCACCCGAGGCCGCCGCTGTGGCCGCCACACCGTACTGGGTGTTCCACCCGTTCGGGGTGGAGCAGCGTCGGGCCGACACGCTGCGCCGGGTCGCCGCGATCGCCGACCGGTTGGAGCGCTGCGCCGACGCGACCGAGGCCACCCGCCGGCTGACCGCCGTCGCCGGTATCGGCCCGTGGACCGCCGCCGAGGTGGTCCGCACCGCCTACGGCGACCCGGACGCGGTCAGCGTCGGCGACTACCACATACCGAACACGGTGGCCTGGGCGCTGGCCGGCGAGCCACGGGGCGACGACGCCCGGATGCTGGCGCTGCTGGAGCCGTTCCGGGGTCACCGGGGCCGGGTCTGTCTGCTGCTGGAGGCCGCAGGCATCCAGGCGCCGAAGTACGGCCCCCGCGCGCCGATCCGCTCGTTCGCCCGGTTCTGA
- a CDS encoding DUF1990 family protein gives MTELTYPEVGRTRHGPLPGGYHHLRHRFPLPAGCFETAAEAVLSWRLHRVAGVRMRTDAPRATEGVTVSAGLGIGPARIWGPCRVIWSEDSPRSAGFGYGTLPGHPERGEEAFVVGRDDTGAVWFEVRAFSRPDRWFTRAAGPAARAVQHGYAWWLGRTLRRLCAGR, from the coding sequence GTGACCGAGCTGACGTACCCGGAGGTGGGACGGACGCGGCATGGACCGCTGCCCGGCGGATACCACCACCTGCGCCACCGGTTCCCGCTACCGGCCGGCTGCTTCGAGACCGCGGCCGAGGCGGTGCTGAGCTGGCGGCTGCACCGCGTCGCCGGGGTGCGGATGCGCACCGATGCTCCGCGGGCCACCGAGGGCGTCACGGTGAGCGCCGGTCTGGGCATCGGTCCGGCCCGCATCTGGGGGCCCTGCCGGGTGATCTGGAGCGAGGACTCGCCGCGGTCCGCCGGCTTCGGCTACGGCACCCTGCCGGGGCACCCGGAGCGCGGCGAGGAGGCGTTCGTGGTCGGCCGCGACGACACCGGCGCGGTCTGGTTCGAGGTACGCGCGTTCAGCCGCCCGGACCGCTGGTTCACCCGCGCCGCCGGCCCAGCCGCCCGTGCTGTGCAGCACGGGTACGCCTGGTGGCTCGGCCGAACCCTGCGCCGGCTCTGCGCCGGCCGCTGA
- a CDS encoding ATP-dependent DNA ligase: MDLPINPPVEPMLAKSVPKLPTAPGMTYEPKWDGFRCIVFRDGDEVELASRGGKSMTRYFPEVVEQALRQLPERCAVDGELIVIRRDGAGGQPRLDFELLAQRIHPAASRVKLLAETTPADFVAFDLLAIGDEALLDQPYPRRRERLVEALAGVRPPVHVTQVTTDPETARRWFDVFEGAGLDGLIVKPADLPYEPGKRLMVKVKHARTADAVVAGFRWHKSGPVVGSLLLGLYDDAGVLHHVGVSASFSMARRAELLDELAPYRDTGGEHPWVHGDHERGQRIPGGVSRWTGTKNLEWEPLRPELVVEVGYDAMEGERFRHTAQFVRWRPDRDPRSCRYDQLDRPIRFDVDQVLRGDPAATVDRAAAGPA; the protein is encoded by the coding sequence GTGGACCTGCCGATCAACCCCCCGGTCGAGCCGATGCTGGCCAAGAGCGTCCCCAAGCTGCCCACCGCGCCCGGGATGACGTACGAGCCCAAGTGGGACGGGTTCCGGTGCATCGTGTTCCGCGACGGCGACGAGGTGGAGTTGGCCAGCCGGGGCGGCAAGTCGATGACCCGCTACTTCCCGGAGGTGGTCGAGCAGGCCCTCCGGCAGCTGCCCGAGCGGTGCGCGGTCGACGGTGAGCTGATCGTGATCCGGCGCGACGGCGCGGGCGGCCAGCCCCGGCTGGATTTCGAGCTGCTGGCCCAGCGCATCCACCCGGCCGCGTCCCGGGTGAAGCTGCTGGCCGAGACCACCCCGGCCGACTTCGTCGCGTTCGACCTGCTGGCCATCGGCGACGAGGCGCTGCTCGACCAGCCCTATCCGCGCCGCCGGGAGCGGCTGGTCGAGGCGCTGGCCGGGGTCCGTCCGCCGGTGCACGTCACCCAGGTCACCACCGATCCGGAGACCGCCCGCCGCTGGTTCGACGTCTTCGAGGGCGCCGGGTTGGACGGGTTGATCGTCAAGCCGGCCGACCTGCCGTACGAGCCGGGCAAGCGGCTGATGGTCAAGGTCAAGCACGCCCGCACCGCGGACGCGGTGGTGGCCGGCTTCCGCTGGCACAAGTCCGGTCCGGTGGTCGGCTCGCTGCTGCTCGGTCTCTACGACGACGCGGGGGTGCTGCACCACGTGGGTGTGAGCGCGTCGTTCAGCATGGCTCGGCGGGCCGAGCTTCTCGACGAGCTGGCGCCCTACCGGGACACCGGCGGCGAGCACCCTTGGGTGCACGGCGACCACGAGCGCGGCCAGCGCATCCCGGGCGGGGTGAGCCGGTGGACCGGCACGAAGAACCTGGAGTGGGAGCCGCTGCGCCCGGAGCTGGTGGTCGAGGTGGGCTACGACGCGATGGAGGGCGAACGGTTCCGGCACACCGCCCAGTTCGTCCGGTGGCGGCCGGACCGCGACCCCCGCTCCTGCCGCTACGACCAGCTCGACCGCCCGATCCGCTTCGACGTGGACCAGGTGCTGCGCGGCGATCCGGCGGCCACCGTGGACCGGGCCGCCGCCGGCCCGGCGTAG
- a CDS encoding alpha/beta hydrolase, whose protein sequence is MLTAGCTLPAFAPRTEVEDEAAPTGSSPAWRACPEVADELVGRGAPNMRYECARIEVPRDWGAGGGATAGPGAGQSFEIALLRARSTKQRARLGSLVVNPGGPGGSGVDTAVYLSFGTQFGGLPTTITERFDIVGFDPRGVSRSSPVKCISDANLDASFGYDPDPSSQSAFDGFVGLSQRIGRGCGDRYGDQLPLYGSEQAARDMDAVRAAVGDEKLTYLGYSYGTLLGAIYAQLYPQRVRALVLDGAVDPQQRLVAGSESQARGFERAFGNFTRWCAANAARCPIAPDARAAVTTAIDKARVSPVRGDDGREATAGWVFYAVISSLYTESGWQELARAIDRLAEGDPKDVFRLADAYAGRGDDGHYSNLFDANLAINCADETEKPSREQIRQLQSQWRTKYPLFGPALAVGMLSCVEWPGGRDPYPTGRATGAPPIVVVGTTGDPATPYEQTGRLASMLGVGRVLTWEGEGHTAYPQTSCITAAVDAYLIDLTVPREGLRCPAR, encoded by the coding sequence CTGCTCACCGCCGGCTGCACCCTGCCGGCCTTCGCGCCGCGTACCGAGGTGGAGGACGAGGCGGCGCCAACCGGCAGCTCCCCGGCCTGGCGGGCCTGTCCGGAGGTCGCCGACGAGCTGGTCGGGCGGGGCGCCCCGAACATGCGCTACGAGTGCGCCCGGATCGAGGTGCCGCGCGACTGGGGCGCCGGCGGCGGGGCGACCGCCGGGCCGGGCGCGGGGCAGAGCTTCGAGATCGCTCTGCTGCGGGCCCGGTCCACGAAGCAGCGGGCCCGGCTCGGCTCGCTGGTGGTCAATCCGGGCGGCCCCGGTGGCTCCGGCGTCGACACCGCCGTCTACCTCTCCTTCGGCACCCAGTTCGGCGGGCTGCCCACCACGATCACCGAGCGCTTCGACATCGTCGGCTTCGACCCGCGCGGGGTGAGCCGGTCCAGCCCGGTCAAGTGCATCTCCGACGCCAACCTGGACGCCAGCTTCGGCTACGACCCCGATCCGAGCAGCCAGTCCGCGTTCGACGGTTTCGTGGGGCTGAGCCAGCGGATCGGGCGCGGCTGCGGCGACCGGTACGGCGACCAGTTGCCGCTGTACGGCAGCGAGCAGGCCGCCCGGGACATGGACGCGGTCCGCGCCGCTGTGGGCGACGAGAAGCTCACCTACCTGGGCTACTCCTACGGCACGCTGCTCGGCGCCATCTACGCTCAGCTCTACCCCCAGCGGGTACGGGCTCTGGTCCTGGACGGCGCGGTCGACCCGCAGCAACGGCTGGTGGCCGGGTCGGAGAGTCAGGCCCGCGGCTTCGAGCGGGCCTTCGGCAACTTCACCCGCTGGTGCGCCGCCAACGCCGCCCGCTGCCCGATCGCCCCGGACGCGCGCGCCGCGGTCACCACCGCGATCGACAAGGCCCGGGTCTCCCCGGTACGCGGCGACGACGGGCGGGAGGCCACCGCCGGCTGGGTCTTCTACGCGGTCATCTCCTCGCTCTACACCGAGTCCGGCTGGCAGGAGCTGGCCCGGGCGATCGACCGGCTGGCCGAGGGCGACCCGAAGGACGTGTTCCGGCTCGCCGACGCGTACGCCGGCCGGGGCGACGACGGGCACTACTCGAACCTGTTCGACGCCAACCTCGCCATCAACTGTGCCGACGAGACGGAGAAGCCGAGCCGGGAGCAGATCCGCCAGTTGCAGTCGCAGTGGCGCACGAAATATCCGCTGTTCGGGCCGGCGCTCGCGGTCGGCATGCTGAGCTGCGTCGAGTGGCCGGGCGGGCGGGACCCGTACCCGACCGGCCGGGCGACCGGCGCGCCGCCGATCGTGGTGGTCGGCACCACCGGCGACCCGGCGACGCCCTATGAGCAGACCGGTCGGCTCGCCTCGATGCTCGGCGTCGGCCGAGTGCTCACCTGGGAGGGTGAGGGGCACACCGCCTACCCGCAGACCTCCTGCATCACCGCCGCGGTCGACGCCTACCTGATCGACCTGACCGTTCCCAGGGAGGGGCTGCGCTGCCCGGCCCGCTGA
- a CDS encoding GNAT family N-acetyltransferase: MTDVIYREAVRADLPAVIALLADDVLGKARDFTEVDEAYERAFADINADPRNQLIVAEQGGELVGCLQITYIPGLGRHGAERSLIESVRVRSDRRGQGLGRDLMTWAIDQARQRGCALVQLTTDKTRQDAHRFYLGLGFQASHEGMKLAL, translated from the coding sequence ATGACCGATGTGATCTACCGCGAGGCCGTCCGGGCCGACCTGCCCGCCGTCATCGCCCTGCTCGCCGACGACGTCCTGGGCAAGGCCCGCGACTTCACCGAGGTCGACGAGGCGTACGAGCGGGCGTTCGCGGACATCAACGCCGACCCCCGTAACCAGCTGATCGTCGCCGAGCAGGGCGGCGAGTTGGTCGGTTGCCTCCAGATCACCTACATCCCCGGGCTCGGCCGGCACGGAGCCGAGCGCTCCCTGATCGAGTCGGTCCGGGTCCGCTCCGACCGGCGCGGTCAGGGCCTGGGCCGCGACCTGATGACCTGGGCCATCGACCAGGCCCGGCAGCGCGGCTGTGCCCTGGTGCAGCTCACCACGGACAAGACCCGCCAGGATGCGCACCGCTTCTACCTGGGCCTGGGCTTCCAGGCCAGCCACGAGGGCATGAAGCTGGCGCTGTGA